The window TTGCTCGCGCAAGGCGTTCCAGCACGCCGTTTTTGACGGCATCATACCCGCGTTTGATAGCCCACTCAAACCCGTAGGCGTCAGCCGACCCGTGACTTTTTATCACAAGGCCACGCAGGCCGAGCAGCGCGGCGCCGTTGTACTGCCGGTGATCCACGCGCTTCTTGAAGCGCATCAATACCGGCAAAGCGAGCACTGCCATCACCTTGGTGAGCCACGAACGGCCGAACTCTTCCTTGATGATGTCGTTGAGCATCTGTGCGAGGCCTTCCGACGTCTTCAACGCGACGTTACCCACGAAACCATCGCAGACGATCACGTCGACCGTGCCCTTGAAGATGTCGTTGCCTTCCACGTTACCGTGAAAGTTGAGTGTACTCGCGCGCAACAGTTCGCCGGCACGCTTGATGGTGTCGTTGCCCTTGATGACTTCTTCGCCGATGTTGAGCAGCCCGATGGTAGGCCGCTCCTTGCCTTCGAGCGCCGACACGAGCGCGTGCCCCATCTCCGCGAACTGCAGCAGATGCTGCGGTTCGCAGTCGACGTTGGCGCCCAGGTCGAGCATCGTCGTATAGCCGTCGGGGTTGGGCAGAGCAAACGCGATGGCCG is drawn from Burkholderia sp. 9120 and contains these coding sequences:
- the plsX gene encoding phosphate acyltransferase PlsX, with amino-acid sequence MTVKLTIDCMGGDHGPSVTVPAAVNFVRSHPDAQLLLVGIEGAIRAQLKKLKAQDLPALTVVPASEIVAMDDSVEVALRKKKDSSMRVALNRVKEGEAQACVSAGNTGALMAVSRYVLKTLSGIERPAIAFALPNPDGYTTMLDLGANVDCEPQHLLQFAEMGHALVSALEGKERPTIGLLNIGEEVIKGNDTIKRAGELLRASTLNFHGNVEGNDIFKGTVDVIVCDGFVGNVALKTSEGLAQMLNDIIKEEFGRSWLTKVMAVLALPVLMRFKKRVDHRQYNGAALLGLRGLVIKSHGSADAYGFEWAIKRGYDAVKNGVLERLARAMEENAGSLEQAARDASGAGHASPIAGQPAEPYAAQSSKA